TCATGATGATAATTTCATAGGAGTCTATGTAAATGCCCCACTTGAGAAATGCATTGAAAGAGACGTTAAGGGGCTCTATAAAAAGGCGTTGGCGGGCGAGATAAAGCAGTTTACCGGAATAGACGACCCGTATGAACCGCCTGAGGACGCTGAGATCGAAGTGCATACGGATAAGGAGTCTGTCGAAGAGTCGGTGAACTTTGTTATACGCAGACTTGAGGAACTCGGAAGAATAGAGCCGAACGATTCATCCGGTTCCTACACGCCCGAAGAAGAGGAATTCATTCAGAAACGGCTTGAAGCGCTCGGTTACTTATAGATGATCGACCTTCATGCGCATACAACAGCATCTGACGGCACGATGAGTCCGAACGATCTTGTTATTCTCGCTAAGAAGCATGGAATCGAGGCTATTGCAATTACAGACCATGATACGGTGGAGGGAATTCCCGAGGCGTTAGCGGCGGGTGAGCGTGAAGGAATTGAGGTAATTCCCGGACTGGAGCTGAGCGTCGAACACAATCCGGGCTCGATGCACATTCTCGGTTTGTTTATCGACCATGAAAACGAACAATTGAATGAATCACTAAGAGAAATTCAGGCGAGCCGCGCTACCAGAAATCCTAAAATTATTGAGAAGCTGAATGAATTCGGATTAAATGTGTCAATGGAGGAAGTAGAGAAGATTTCCGGGGGGGGACAGCTGGGACGACCTCACATTGCAGCCGCTCTCATTAAAAAGAGGTATGTGCGAACTGTCCAGGAGGCGTTTGATAAGTATCTGAAAAAAGGCGCTTCAGCGTATTTTGAAAGGCATCGCCTGACGCGGGAAGAAACCGTTGACATGATACACGGTGCCGGAGGATTGGTCATAATCGCTCATCCGGGTACATTAGGGGTGAACGGACAACAACTCGATTCTCTTTTGCAGGAACTAAAGGATGTTGGTTTCGACGGCATAGAAGTTTTTTACAACAATCACTCTCAAGTCGAAGAAGACAGGCTGATGCAAGCCGCCGACAAATTCGGGTTTCTCATTTCAGGCGGTACAGACTTCCACGGTGAGAACAAACCCGCAATAAAAATCGGTGTCGGTTATGGTAACATGGCTATTCCCTATGAAGTGCTTCAGGAGATGAAACTGAGTGTGTAGTATTTCTCCTTATATGTCATTCTGAGGAGGAGCGAAGCGACGACGAAGAATCTCAGACAGGCGCAGCCAATCTCAGACAGAATTGATGAACCGATTGATGCTGCTGGTGCGTTCGAGATTTCAGGCGCTAAGAAAACCAGCTGGGAATCAATTAATTTTTAACATATAAAGAAATCTGAATTCTGCAAATAAAAAAGTAATCGTCATAGGGCTTGACGGCGTGCCTTTTTCGTTTCTGCCGAAGATTAAGGAGCTGGGTATCGCCCCCTTCCTGACCTCCCTTCACGAAGAAGGGAAAATAGCCCCAATGACCACCACCCTTCCGCCGGTATCATCTGTCGCGTGGGCTTCATTTCTCACGGGAGAGAATCCCGGTATACACGGGATTACAGGATTCGTAGACAGGAAGCCGGACGGATATGATCCGTTCGTTCCGACAGCTGAGAATTTGCTTGTTCCGACCATTTATCAGCATCTCTCGCGGCTGGGGTTGAGGGTATGTTCTCTCGGCGTACCGGCAACCTTCCCTCCCGCTCCGATAAACGGTACAATCGTTTCCGGGTTCCTCGCGCCAAATCTTGAAAGAGCCGTCTATCCCCCCGAAGAATTGGAAAAGTTGAAATCTTTTGATTACCGTCTTGATATCGACGCATGGTCTGCGAGAAAATCTCACGACTCGCTATTTGAACAGCTGCCTAAAAGCTTAACGTCTCGTTTGAACGCAGCAAAACACTATCTTGCCCGGGAAAGATGGGACCTCTTTGTTCTTCATGTCCTCGAGACGGACAGATTACACCATTTTTTATGGCGCGAAATGAATTCGGGGGAACAATCGGCGGTTGATTTGTTTGCGGTAATATACAGTGCCATAGATAAGTTCATCTCAGAGGTGTTTGATTCTATAGATGAGGATAGTGCAATAATAATACTTTCAGATCATGGTTTTACGGAACTCAAAAAGGACGTCTATTTGAATCACTGGTTGATAAGTAACGGCTACCTGACTCTTTCGGAGCCGAATGCTACTAATCTTAACGCTGTCGGGAGTGAGAGCAAGGCATTCAGTATGGCGCCGGGACGGATTTATCTTCACCTGAAAGACAAATCTCCAAAGGGAAAAGTGCTTGAAGGGAGTGAGGCGCAAGGAGTGAGGGAAGAACTGACATCGTCTTTGCTGGGAATTCAGGATCCTGAAACAGGTTCGCCTGTGATTGAAAGAGTGGTTGATATGCGAAGTGAATGGGTTTCAGCCGATTTTGACAGGTCTCCGGTTCAGCTTCCCGATCTGATCGCCGTTCCGAAGCAGGGATACGAAATTAAAGGAGAACTAAACGCACCGGAATTATTCGGTTTTGACAGGTTCTCCGGCATGCACTCATACGGGGATGCTCTGATCTACCTGAACGGTGACCCGGTCAACGGTATAGATATCACAGACCTGCCTGTCATTATTTGCGATTTGCTTAACGTGAAGAGCATGAACACAAAGGCTGTTCTTTCTTGACATGCCTTTATCACCTAAGTAACTTACGCTGACTTATAGATGCCCCCGATTAGAAAAAATAAACAGGTACTATTCCTTGACCGGGATGGAGTGATAAACCGCGAAGCTGACGGGTATGTGACCGAATGGTCCGAATTCGAAATTCTTCCCGGCGCTCTTGACGCAATAAGGCGTGTAACCGAAGAAGGGTATAAGATCATTATTATTTCAAACCAATCGGCAATAGGAAGAGGCCTGGCGACCAAGGATGAGATTGATCGGATAATGACCAATATGGTAGCTGAGATAGAGGCTTCCGGCGGGAAAATATGGGACATATATTATTGTCCGCACAGACCTGAGGACAAATGCGACTGTCGCAAACCGGAACCGGGGCTGTTTTTTCAAGCCGAGGAAAAACACAAAGTCAAACTCAGCAATACCTGGTTTGTGGGAGACAAGCTGACCGACGTGGCTGTCGCGATAAGGGTCGGCGCAAGACCGATTCTTATTCGCGGCGGGAAACCTGTCCCCGGAACGTTGGTAACGGAAGAGGATGCGGTAACGGTGGTTGATGACCTCTCCGAGGCGATAGATTATATTATTGCGATGGATCGTTTGCGCGTAACGGGCAATGGAGCGTAAAGCAGCGTTGATAATATTGTCATTCGTGATCATAACGCCAATCGGCCGGTCTATCGCACGACTAACCGAAAGCGAGAACAGGTATTTCATCGGTTTCCGGTATGATTTTGTTCACATTGTAGGATTATGATGGAGATGAATTGAATATAGTCGTCATATGCGGCGGATTTTCGACTGAAAGGGAAGTTTCGCTCGCTTCCGGCAGCGCTGTAGCATCAGCTCTGAAAGAGTTGGGCCATACTGTCAGTCTTGCCGATCCGTCATTGGGTAAAGACCAGAAGCCGGCGGATTCGGAAGTGTACGAAACCAAGCCGGGACGAAAACCCCCATCGATAGGTGATTACGATTACGGCAAGGCTTTGGAAATGTTCAATTCGCCCGCGCTGAA
This is a stretch of genomic DNA from Candidatus Neomarinimicrobiota bacterium. It encodes these proteins:
- a CDS encoding adenylyl-sulfate kinase, coding for MVVLLNNCYFIHKHRWLVARHVGREGYVELGSHDDNFIGVYVNAPLEKCIERDVKGLYKKALAGEIKQFTGIDDPYEPPEDAEIEVHTDKESVEESVNFVIRRLEELGRIEPNDSSGSYTPEEEEFIQKRLEALGYL
- a CDS encoding PHP domain-containing protein, with product MIDLHAHTTASDGTMSPNDLVILAKKHGIEAIAITDHDTVEGIPEALAAGEREGIEVIPGLELSVEHNPGSMHILGLFIDHENEQLNESLREIQASRATRNPKIIEKLNEFGLNVSMEEVEKISGGGQLGRPHIAAALIKKRYVRTVQEAFDKYLKKGASAYFERHRLTREETVDMIHGAGGLVIIAHPGTLGVNGQQLDSLLQELKDVGFDGIEVFYNNHSQVEEDRLMQAADKFGFLISGGTDFHGENKPAIKIGVGYGNMAIPYEVLQEMKLSV
- a CDS encoding alkaline phosphatase family protein, encoding MPFSFLPKIKELGIAPFLTSLHEEGKIAPMTTTLPPVSSVAWASFLTGENPGIHGITGFVDRKPDGYDPFVPTAENLLVPTIYQHLSRLGLRVCSLGVPATFPPAPINGTIVSGFLAPNLERAVYPPEELEKLKSFDYRLDIDAWSARKSHDSLFEQLPKSLTSRLNAAKHYLARERWDLFVLHVLETDRLHHFLWREMNSGEQSAVDLFAVIYSAIDKFISEVFDSIDEDSAIIILSDHGFTELKKDVYLNHWLISNGYLTLSEPNATNLNAVGSESKAFSMAPGRIYLHLKDKSPKGKVLEGSEAQGVREELTSSLLGIQDPETGSPVIERVVDMRSEWVSADFDRSPVQLPDLIAVPKQGYEIKGELNAPELFGFDRFSGMHSYGDALIYLNGDPVNGIDITDLPVIICDLLNVKSMNTKAVLS
- the gmhB gene encoding D-glycero-beta-D-manno-heptose 1,7-bisphosphate 7-phosphatase, with the protein product MPPIRKNKQVLFLDRDGVINREADGYVTEWSEFEILPGALDAIRRVTEEGYKIIIISNQSAIGRGLATKDEIDRIMTNMVAEIEASGGKIWDIYYCPHRPEDKCDCRKPEPGLFFQAEEKHKVKLSNTWFVGDKLTDVAVAIRVGARPILIRGGKPVPGTLVTEEDAVTVVDDLSEAIDYIIAMDRLRVTGNGA